A genomic stretch from Arachis stenosperma cultivar V10309 chromosome 3, arast.V10309.gnm1.PFL2, whole genome shotgun sequence includes:
- the LOC130968353 gene encoding phosphatidylinositol-3-phosphatase SAC1 isoform X2, which produces MMAKPENIELGVKKTGSSVYAQCNSAKVHPSNDPESDPDSLALEKFRLYETRARFYLIGSDRHKRFFRVLKIDRSEPSDLNISEDPVLYSPHEIKSLLQRIAEGNRATGGLTFVAKVFGIAGCIRFLESYYLILVTKRRQIGSICGHAIYSIRESQLITIPHVTIQSDVAHSKTEQRYKKLLSSVDLTKDFFFSYTYPIMQSLQKNVSTDPDGGMSYDNIFVWNAYLTQAIRSRCNNTIWTIALVHGHFKQARLSIFGRDFGVTLISRRSRHFAGTRYLKRGVNDRGRVANDVETEQIVLDEEAGSCKGKMSSVVQMRGSIPLFWSQEASRFSPKPDIILQRYDPTYQATKLHFEDLAKRYGNPIIVLNLIKTVEKRPREMMLRREFANAVGYLNQILPAENHLKFIHWDFHKFAKSKSANVLAVLGAVASEALELTGFYYSGKPTIIKRTNKSNRTSSGMDASLRDLRASSGDLTRIGTASEMLNSLVIRDRENDASHQNQKTSASGDAPRYQSGVLRTNCIDCLDRTNVAQYAYGLQALGRQLHAMGLTDVPKVDPDSSIAAALMDMYQSMGDALAQQYGGSAAHNTVFPERQGKWKATTQSREFLKSIKRYYSNAYTDGEKQDAINLFLGYFQPQEGKPALWELDSDYYLHVSGIGDDLIPESCCELNAKPAGSNGMTFTPIPACREDFCRIKLTSFDKLIEKTCSAIKNVRLCSEPDQRPGGVSGSSGVAPDAAEIQLKSPNWLFGQRKYEESSSAAKATTREIDIEGSQVNGFCNLNWLSSSGDMNEEDVFQRYLTMTSANEANGWYGGTLLGDQDESSEIYKHYADLCQGPSLELFQNDPEREQHYANALSTSSFEILNDGAIAVEMEAALKEYEHVGTDLGIIPTSCKFFADDPSWLTRWLIGEEKVPRIS; this is translated from the exons ATGATGGCGAAACCGGAGAATATTGAATTGGGGGTCAAGAAGACGGGATCATCGGTCTACGCTCAATGCAATTCAGCAAAAGTGCACCCTTCCAATGATCCCGAATCGGATCCTGATTCCTTAGCCCTCGAGAAATTCAGGCTCTATGAAACCAGAGCG CGGTTCTACCTGATCGGGAGTGATCGCCACAAGAGGTTCTTCCGAGTACTGAAAATCGATCGATCAGAGCCCTCTGATTTGAATATCAGCGAAGACCCTGTCTTGTATTCCCCACATGAAATCAAAAGCCTCCTTCAGCGTATTGCCGAAGGCAATAGGGCCACCGGCGGCCTCACTTTCGTCGCCAAGGTCTTTGGAATTGCCG GGTGCATTAGGTTTCTGGAATCCtattatttgattcttgttacTAAGCGTAGACAAATTGGTTCCATATGTGGTCATGCTATCTATAGCATCAGAGAAAGTCAATTGATTACAATTCCGCATGTTACAATTCAATCTGACGTAGCTCACTCTAAAACTGAGCAAAG GTACAAAAAGCTTCTCTCCAGTGTCGATTTGACGAAGGACTTCTTTTTTAGTTACACTTACCCTATTATGCAAAGTTTGCAAAAGAATGTCTCGACTGATCCAGATGGAGGGATGTCGTATGATAATATTTTCGTTTGGAATGCTTATTTAACACAAGCAATCAGATCAAGATGCAACAACACCATTTGGACCATAGCTTTAGTTCATGGCCATTTTAAGCAG GCTCGCCTATCAATCTTTGGAAGGGACTTCGGTGTTACCTTGATTTCTAGACGTTCTAGACATTTTGCAGGCACACG TTACTTGAAAAGGGGGGTGAATGACCGCGGGAGAGTTGCTAATGATGTTGAGACAGAGCAGATTGTCCTTGATGAAGAAGCTGGCTCTTGCAAGGGTAAAATGAGTTCAGTTGTGCAAATGCGAGGGTCAATACCACTTTTTTGGTCACAAGAAGCTTCGAGATTTAGCCCTAAGCCTGACATAATCT TGCAGAGGTATGATCCAACATATCAGGCAACAAAATTACATTTTGAAGATCTTGCTAAGAGATATGGCAATCCGATTATTGTGCTTAATTTGATTAAG ACAGTTGAGAAACGACCTCGAGAAATGATGCTTAGGCGTGAATTTGCAAATGCTGTTGGGTATCTGAACCAAATTCTACCTGCAGAAAATCATCTTAAATTTATTCACTGGGACTTTCACAAGTTTGCAAAGAG CAAGTCCGCCAATGTTTTGGCAGTTTTAGGAGCTGTAGCAAGCGAAGCACTTGAATTAACAGGCTTTTACTACAGTGGTAAACCCACCATCATAAAGAGGACCAACAAGAGCAACAGAACAAGTTCAGGGAT GGATGCTTCACTTAGAGATCTTAGAGCTAGTTCTGGGGACCTTACAAGAATTGGAACTGCTAGTGAAATGCTAAATTCTCTGGTCATTCGAGACAGAGAAAATGATGCGAGCCATCAGAACCAAAAGACGAGTGCTAGTGGTGATGCACCACGCTATCAGAGTGGAGTTCTACGTACCAACTGCATTGATTGCTTGGACCGTACAAATGTTGCCCAGTATGCTTATGGACTTCAAGCTTTAGGACGTCAGCTCCATGCAATGGGTTTGACTGATGTGCCAAAAGTGGATCCTGATAGTAGTATTGCTGCTGCACTAATGGACATGTATCAAAGTATGGGAGATGCACTTGCACAGCAATATGGCGGTTCTGCAGCTCACAATACT GTGTTTCCTGAAAGGCAGGGAAAATGGAAAGCAACAACACAATCAAGGGAGTTTTTAAAATCTATAAAACGATACTATAGCAATGCATATACTGATGGTGAAAAACAAGATGCAATAAACTT ATTTTTAGGTTACTTCCAACCACAGGAAGGGAAACCTGCTCTGTGGGAGCTTGATTCGGATTATTATCTCCATGTATCTGGTATTGGGGATGATCTGATTCCTGAGAGTTG TTGCGAACTGAATGCCAAGCCTGCCGGAAGTAATGGAATGACATTCACACCTATACCAGCTTGCAGAGAAGACTTCTGCCGCATAAAATTGACTTCATTTGACAAGTTGATTGAAAAGACCTGTAGCGCCATTAAAAATGTAAGGCTTTGCAGTGAACCTGATCAAAGACCAGGTGGTGTCTCTGGAAGCAGCGGTGTTGCACCTGATGCAGC TGAGATACAACTTAAAAGCCCCAATTGGCTTTTTGGCCAGAGAAAGTATGAAGAAAGCTCCTCTGCTGCAAAAGCTACTACTCGAGAAATTGACATTGAAGGATCTCAGGTTAATGGCTTTTGCAACTTGAATTGGCTTTCATCTAGCGGTGATATGAATGAAGAGGATGTTTTTCAAAG GTACCTCACAATGACCTCGGCGAATGAGGCCAACGGCTGGTATGGAGGTACCCTCCTTGGTGATCAAGATGAAAGCAGTGAGATATATAAACATTATGCTGATCTGTGCCAG GGACCTTCATTGGAACTCTTCCAAAATGACCCAGAGAGAGAGCAACACTATGCAAATGCTTTGAGCACAAGTTCATTTGAAATTCTAAATGATGGTGCCATTGCCGTGGAAATGGAAGCAGCTCTAAAGGAGTATGAACATGTTGGGACTGACCTTGGAATCATTCCCACATCTTGTAAATTCTTCGCCGATGATCCAAGCTGGTTGACCAGATGGTTAATTGGGGAAGAAAAAGTACCTAGGATATCGTGA
- the LOC130970455 gene encoding protein PHOTOSYSTEM I ASSEMBLY 2, chloroplastic yields MSHISVYCCNNFSLAGPQAFTTTRRCITTPFAAKSGGFSLNSILKGCETCSGKGAIECPGCKGTGKNKKNGNIFERWKCFDCQGFGLKSCPSCGKGGLTPEQRGER; encoded by the exons ATGTCACATATCTCTGTCTACTGCTGTAACAACTTCAGTTTGGCTGGTCCCCAAGCATTCACAACCACCAGAAGATGCATCACAACACCCTTTGCTGCTAAATCTGGAGGATTTTCACTTAATTCG ATACTTAAAGGTTGTGAAACCTGTAGCGGAAAAGGAGCCATCGAATGCCCTGGATGTAAG GGGACgggaaagaataagaaaaatgGGAATATATTTGAAAGATGGAA ATGTTTTGACTGTCAAGGATTCGGGCTAAAGAGTTGCCCCAGCTGCGGAAAGGGAGGGTTGACGCCGGAACAGAGAGGAGAAAGATAG
- the LOC130969336 gene encoding uncharacterized protein LOC130969336 — MEDIEDLLIGTATGTPPGFRLPLAASVATKTNSNRRNPNQKQRTQLATATPSPIPGTQTIYIKTFGCSHNQSDSEYMAGQLSAFGYSFSDNPDQADLWLINTCTVKSPSQSAMDTIIAKGKSSNKPLVVAGCVPQGSRGLKELEGISIVGVQQIDRVVEVVEETLKGHEVRLLTRKTLPALDLPKVRKNKFVEILPINVGCLGACTYCKTKHARGHLGSYTIDSLVGRVKSVIADGVREIWLSSEDTGAYGRDIGVNLPTLLNALVAELPPDASTMLRIGMTNPPFILEHLKEIAETLRHPCVYSFLHVPVQSGSDAVLTAMNREYTVGEFRTVVDTLMELVPGMQIATDIICGFPGETDEDFEQTVNLVKEYKFSQVHISQFYPRPGTPAARMKKVPSNVVKSRSRELTNVFEAFTPYTGMEGKVERIWISDIASDGVHLVGHTKGYIQVLVIAPDHMLGTSAIVKITSCGRWSVFGEVIDTLNLNQVRTNKASSKETPNQDAPSLCCSPASVGSSLQEPESCACGNDSCCAKSTHANSDNTSSDVVPQNQNGRNFIGWVLRKRKHLLHKKFDSSELGSVKKEHGSSRKWDFIDKALLGGISFSIFIIAVVVVALSFRIWSQ; from the exons ATGGAAGACATTGAAGATTTGCTCATTGGAACCGCAACCGGAACTCCACCGGGATTCCGGTTGCCGCTGGCTGCTTCTGTTGCAACAAAGACCAACTCCAATAGAAGGAATCCGAATCAGAAGCAAAGGACGCAACTCGCTACTGCAACTCCGTCTCCAATCCCTGGCACTCAG ACTATCTACATCAAGACCTTCGGATGCTCCCACAACCAg AGCGACAGTGAATACATGGCTGGTCAGCTATCTGCTTTTGGCTATTCCTTCTCTGATAATCCCGATCAAGCAGATCTCTGGCTCATCAACAC TTGTACGGTAAAGTCTCCAAGCCAATCTGCTATGGATACCATTATAGCCAAAGGAAAATCTTCAAACAAGCCGCTTGTTGTTGCGGGATGTGTCCCTCAGGGAAGTCGAGGCTTGAAAGAGCTTGAGGGGATCAGCATTGTCGGGGTCCAGCAAATTGATCGCGTCGTTGAAGTTGTGGAGGAGACCTTAAAAGGTCATGAAGTCAGGCTCTTGACCCGCAAGACTTTGCCAGCACTTGACCTCCCTAAG GTTAGAAAGAACAAGTTTGTTGAGATTCTTCCTATTAATGTTGGTTGTTTAGGTGCTTGCACGTATTGCAAGACAAAGCATGCTCGGGGTCACCTAGGTAGTTACACTATAGACAGCCTT GTAGGGCGTGTAAAATCCGTCATAGCTGATGGAGTTAGAGAGATCTGGCTGAGCAGTGAAGACACTGGAGCATATG GTCGTGACATCGGTGTCAATCTTCCAACTTTATTGAATGCTTTAGTAGCAGAACTCCCACCTGACGCAAGCACAATGTTACGTATTGGAATGACCAATCCACCCTTTATCCTTGAGCACTTGAAAGAGATAGCAGAAACTTTGCGGCATCCATGTGTGTACTCATTTTTGCATGTACCAGTTCAGTCTGGAAGTGATGCTGTTCTGACG GCAATGAATCGAGAATATACTGTGGGTGAGTTCAGGACTGTTGTAGATACCTTAATGGAGTTGGTGCCAGGGATGCAGATTGCCACTGACATAATATGTGGATTTCCTG GTGAAACTGATGAAGATTTTGAACAAACTGTTAACCTTGTTAAAGAGTACAAATTCTCTCAAGTTCATATTTCACAATTTTATCCTCGACCAG GGACCCCGGCTGCAAGGATGAAAAAGGTTCCAAGTAATGTGGTGAAGAGTAGAAGCCGTGAACTTACAAATGTCTTTGAAGCCTTCACACCATATACCGGGATGGAAGGCAAAGTGGAGAGAATTTGGATTTCTGACATTGCATCAGATGGAGTTCACTTG GTTGGTCATACGAAGGGATATATACAAGTTCTTGTAATTGCTCCAGACCATATGCTAGGTACGTCAGCTATTGTTAAGATAACATCCTGTGGAAGGTGGTCAGTTTTTGGGGAAGTAATCGACACGCTCAACCTCAACCAAGTGAGGACTAATAAAGCTTCAAGCAAGGAGACTCCTAATCAAGATGCGCCTTCTCTATGCTGTAGCCCAGCCAGTGTTGGATCCTCCTTGCAAGAACCAGAATCTTGTGCTTGTGGAAACGATAGCTGCTGTGCTAAGAGTACTCACGCGAATAGTGATAACACGAGTAGCGATGTAGTGCCACAAAATCAGAACGGTCGAAATTTCATTGGGTGGGTACTGAGGAAGCGGAAGCATTTGCTCCACAAAAAGTTTGACAGCAGTGAGTTAGGTTCTGTTAAAAAGGAACATGGAAGCTCGAGGAAGTGGGACTTTATTGATAAGGCTCTTTTGGGTGGAATATCGTTTAGTATCTTCATTATTGCTGTAGTAGTAGTTGCCCTTAGTTTTAGGATATGGTCCCAATAA
- the LOC130968353 gene encoding phosphatidylinositol-3-phosphatase SAC1 isoform X1 yields the protein MMAKPENIELGVKKTGSSVYAQCNSAKVHPSNDPESDPDSLALEKFRLYETRARFYLIGSDRHKRFFRVLKIDRSEPSDLNISEDPVLYSPHEIKSLLQRIAEGNRATGGLTFVAKVFGIAGCIRFLESYYLILVTKRRQIGSICGHAIYSIRESQLITIPHVTIQSDVAHSKTEQRYKKLLSSVDLTKDFFFSYTYPIMQSLQKNVSTDPDGGMSYDNIFVWNAYLTQAIRSRCNNTIWTIALVHGHFKQARLSIFGRDFGVTLISRRSRHFAGTREGLKEEEQQTSYLKRGVNDRGRVANDVETEQIVLDEEAGSCKGKMSSVVQMRGSIPLFWSQEASRFSPKPDIILQRYDPTYQATKLHFEDLAKRYGNPIIVLNLIKTVEKRPREMMLRREFANAVGYLNQILPAENHLKFIHWDFHKFAKSKSANVLAVLGAVASEALELTGFYYSGKPTIIKRTNKSNRTSSGMDASLRDLRASSGDLTRIGTASEMLNSLVIRDRENDASHQNQKTSASGDAPRYQSGVLRTNCIDCLDRTNVAQYAYGLQALGRQLHAMGLTDVPKVDPDSSIAAALMDMYQSMGDALAQQYGGSAAHNTVFPERQGKWKATTQSREFLKSIKRYYSNAYTDGEKQDAINLFLGYFQPQEGKPALWELDSDYYLHVSGIGDDLIPESCCELNAKPAGSNGMTFTPIPACREDFCRIKLTSFDKLIEKTCSAIKNVRLCSEPDQRPGGVSGSSGVAPDAAEIQLKSPNWLFGQRKYEESSSAAKATTREIDIEGSQVNGFCNLNWLSSSGDMNEEDVFQRYLTMTSANEANGWYGGTLLGDQDESSEIYKHYADLCQGPSLELFQNDPEREQHYANALSTSSFEILNDGAIAVEMEAALKEYEHVGTDLGIIPTSCKFFADDPSWLTRWLIGEEKVPRIS from the exons ATGATGGCGAAACCGGAGAATATTGAATTGGGGGTCAAGAAGACGGGATCATCGGTCTACGCTCAATGCAATTCAGCAAAAGTGCACCCTTCCAATGATCCCGAATCGGATCCTGATTCCTTAGCCCTCGAGAAATTCAGGCTCTATGAAACCAGAGCG CGGTTCTACCTGATCGGGAGTGATCGCCACAAGAGGTTCTTCCGAGTACTGAAAATCGATCGATCAGAGCCCTCTGATTTGAATATCAGCGAAGACCCTGTCTTGTATTCCCCACATGAAATCAAAAGCCTCCTTCAGCGTATTGCCGAAGGCAATAGGGCCACCGGCGGCCTCACTTTCGTCGCCAAGGTCTTTGGAATTGCCG GGTGCATTAGGTTTCTGGAATCCtattatttgattcttgttacTAAGCGTAGACAAATTGGTTCCATATGTGGTCATGCTATCTATAGCATCAGAGAAAGTCAATTGATTACAATTCCGCATGTTACAATTCAATCTGACGTAGCTCACTCTAAAACTGAGCAAAG GTACAAAAAGCTTCTCTCCAGTGTCGATTTGACGAAGGACTTCTTTTTTAGTTACACTTACCCTATTATGCAAAGTTTGCAAAAGAATGTCTCGACTGATCCAGATGGAGGGATGTCGTATGATAATATTTTCGTTTGGAATGCTTATTTAACACAAGCAATCAGATCAAGATGCAACAACACCATTTGGACCATAGCTTTAGTTCATGGCCATTTTAAGCAG GCTCGCCTATCAATCTTTGGAAGGGACTTCGGTGTTACCTTGATTTCTAGACGTTCTAGACATTTTGCAGGCACACG GGAAGGATTGAAGGAGGAGGAGCAACAAACCAG TTACTTGAAAAGGGGGGTGAATGACCGCGGGAGAGTTGCTAATGATGTTGAGACAGAGCAGATTGTCCTTGATGAAGAAGCTGGCTCTTGCAAGGGTAAAATGAGTTCAGTTGTGCAAATGCGAGGGTCAATACCACTTTTTTGGTCACAAGAAGCTTCGAGATTTAGCCCTAAGCCTGACATAATCT TGCAGAGGTATGATCCAACATATCAGGCAACAAAATTACATTTTGAAGATCTTGCTAAGAGATATGGCAATCCGATTATTGTGCTTAATTTGATTAAG ACAGTTGAGAAACGACCTCGAGAAATGATGCTTAGGCGTGAATTTGCAAATGCTGTTGGGTATCTGAACCAAATTCTACCTGCAGAAAATCATCTTAAATTTATTCACTGGGACTTTCACAAGTTTGCAAAGAG CAAGTCCGCCAATGTTTTGGCAGTTTTAGGAGCTGTAGCAAGCGAAGCACTTGAATTAACAGGCTTTTACTACAGTGGTAAACCCACCATCATAAAGAGGACCAACAAGAGCAACAGAACAAGTTCAGGGAT GGATGCTTCACTTAGAGATCTTAGAGCTAGTTCTGGGGACCTTACAAGAATTGGAACTGCTAGTGAAATGCTAAATTCTCTGGTCATTCGAGACAGAGAAAATGATGCGAGCCATCAGAACCAAAAGACGAGTGCTAGTGGTGATGCACCACGCTATCAGAGTGGAGTTCTACGTACCAACTGCATTGATTGCTTGGACCGTACAAATGTTGCCCAGTATGCTTATGGACTTCAAGCTTTAGGACGTCAGCTCCATGCAATGGGTTTGACTGATGTGCCAAAAGTGGATCCTGATAGTAGTATTGCTGCTGCACTAATGGACATGTATCAAAGTATGGGAGATGCACTTGCACAGCAATATGGCGGTTCTGCAGCTCACAATACT GTGTTTCCTGAAAGGCAGGGAAAATGGAAAGCAACAACACAATCAAGGGAGTTTTTAAAATCTATAAAACGATACTATAGCAATGCATATACTGATGGTGAAAAACAAGATGCAATAAACTT ATTTTTAGGTTACTTCCAACCACAGGAAGGGAAACCTGCTCTGTGGGAGCTTGATTCGGATTATTATCTCCATGTATCTGGTATTGGGGATGATCTGATTCCTGAGAGTTG TTGCGAACTGAATGCCAAGCCTGCCGGAAGTAATGGAATGACATTCACACCTATACCAGCTTGCAGAGAAGACTTCTGCCGCATAAAATTGACTTCATTTGACAAGTTGATTGAAAAGACCTGTAGCGCCATTAAAAATGTAAGGCTTTGCAGTGAACCTGATCAAAGACCAGGTGGTGTCTCTGGAAGCAGCGGTGTTGCACCTGATGCAGC TGAGATACAACTTAAAAGCCCCAATTGGCTTTTTGGCCAGAGAAAGTATGAAGAAAGCTCCTCTGCTGCAAAAGCTACTACTCGAGAAATTGACATTGAAGGATCTCAGGTTAATGGCTTTTGCAACTTGAATTGGCTTTCATCTAGCGGTGATATGAATGAAGAGGATGTTTTTCAAAG GTACCTCACAATGACCTCGGCGAATGAGGCCAACGGCTGGTATGGAGGTACCCTCCTTGGTGATCAAGATGAAAGCAGTGAGATATATAAACATTATGCTGATCTGTGCCAG GGACCTTCATTGGAACTCTTCCAAAATGACCCAGAGAGAGAGCAACACTATGCAAATGCTTTGAGCACAAGTTCATTTGAAATTCTAAATGATGGTGCCATTGCCGTGGAAATGGAAGCAGCTCTAAAGGAGTATGAACATGTTGGGACTGACCTTGGAATCATTCCCACATCTTGTAAATTCTTCGCCGATGATCCAAGCTGGTTGACCAGATGGTTAATTGGGGAAGAAAAAGTACCTAGGATATCGTGA